One Papaver somniferum cultivar HN1 chromosome 10, ASM357369v1, whole genome shotgun sequence genomic window carries:
- the LOC113319198 gene encoding 60S acidic ribosomal protein P0-like isoform X1, with protein sequence MAPKPSKADKKIVYDKKLCQLLDDYTQILVTAADNVGSKQLQGIRKGLRGDSVVLMGKNTMMKRSVRLHAEKTGNQAFLNLIPLLVGNVGLIFTKGDLKEVSEEVAKYKVGAPARVGLVAPIDVVVPPGNTGLDPSQTSFFQVLNIPTKINKGTVEIITPVELIKKGEKVGSSEAALLAKLGIRPFSYGLVVLTVYDNGSVFSPEVLDLTNEDLMGKFAAGVSMVTSLSLAIAYPTLAAAPHIFINAYKNLLAVALATEYSFPQAEQVKEYLKDPSKFATAAPVAASGSAAAPAAAAAKVEEKKDEPAEESDDDMGFSLFD encoded by the exons atggcaccaaaaccatcaaaagcaGACAAGAAGATCGTTTACGATAAGAAGCTTTGCCAATTACTTGATGATTACACTCAGATATTAGTTACTGCTGCTGATAATGTTGGATCTAAACAGTTGCAAGGTATTCGTAAAGGACTTCGTGGTGATTCTGTTGTTTTAATGGGAAAGAATACTATGATGAAACGTTCTGTAAGACTTCATGCTGAAAAGACTGGAAATCAGGCTTTCCTTAATCTCATTCCTCTCCTTGTT GGTAATGTTGGATTAATCTTTACCAAGGGAGACTTGAAAGAAGTTAGTGAGGAAGTGGCTAAGTACAAG GTTGGAGCTCCTGCTCGTGTTGGGCTTGTTGCCCCTATTGATGTGGTTGTTCCACCTGGCAACACTGGTTTGGATCCATCCCAGACTTCTTTCTTTCAG GTTCTTAACATCCCAACCAAGATTAACAAGGGTACAGTTGAAATCATTACTCCTGTTGAACTTATTAAGAAGGGGGAAAAGGTCGGATCTTCTGAGGCTGCTTTGCTTGCAAAGTTGGGTATCAGGCCATTTTCATATGGTCTCGTTGTTTTAACTGTCTACGACAACGGTTCAGTCTTCAGTCCTGAGGTGCTTGATCTTACTAACGAGGACCTGATGGGGAAGTTTGCTGCTGGTGTTTCCATGGTTACTTCCTTATCCCTGGCTATTGCATACCCCACTCTTGCCGCTGCTCCTCACATTTTCATCAATGCATACAAGAATCTGTTGGCTGTTGCTCTTGCCACAGAGTACTCGTTCCCCCAGGCTGAGCAagtgaaggaatatttgaag GATCCCAGCAAATTTGCCACTGCCGCTCCAGTTGCTGCTTCTGGTTCTGCTGCAGctccagctgctgctgctgccaaggtggAAGAGAAGAAGGATGAACCTGCTGAAGAGTCTGATGATGACATGGGTTTCAGCTTGTTTGATTAG
- the LOC113319198 gene encoding 60S acidic ribosomal protein P0-like isoform X2, producing MAPKPSKADKKIVYDKKLCQLLDDYTQILVTAADNVGSKQLQGIRKGLRGDSVVLMGKNTMMKRSVRLHAEKTGNQAFLNLIPLLVVGAPARVGLVAPIDVVVPPGNTGLDPSQTSFFQVLNIPTKINKGTVEIITPVELIKKGEKVGSSEAALLAKLGIRPFSYGLVVLTVYDNGSVFSPEVLDLTNEDLMGKFAAGVSMVTSLSLAIAYPTLAAAPHIFINAYKNLLAVALATEYSFPQAEQVKEYLKDPSKFATAAPVAASGSAAAPAAAAAKVEEKKDEPAEESDDDMGFSLFD from the exons atggcaccaaaaccatcaaaagcaGACAAGAAGATCGTTTACGATAAGAAGCTTTGCCAATTACTTGATGATTACACTCAGATATTAGTTACTGCTGCTGATAATGTTGGATCTAAACAGTTGCAAGGTATTCGTAAAGGACTTCGTGGTGATTCTGTTGTTTTAATGGGAAAGAATACTATGATGAAACGTTCTGTAAGACTTCATGCTGAAAAGACTGGAAATCAGGCTTTCCTTAATCTCATTCCTCTCCTTGTT GTTGGAGCTCCTGCTCGTGTTGGGCTTGTTGCCCCTATTGATGTGGTTGTTCCACCTGGCAACACTGGTTTGGATCCATCCCAGACTTCTTTCTTTCAG GTTCTTAACATCCCAACCAAGATTAACAAGGGTACAGTTGAAATCATTACTCCTGTTGAACTTATTAAGAAGGGGGAAAAGGTCGGATCTTCTGAGGCTGCTTTGCTTGCAAAGTTGGGTATCAGGCCATTTTCATATGGTCTCGTTGTTTTAACTGTCTACGACAACGGTTCAGTCTTCAGTCCTGAGGTGCTTGATCTTACTAACGAGGACCTGATGGGGAAGTTTGCTGCTGGTGTTTCCATGGTTACTTCCTTATCCCTGGCTATTGCATACCCCACTCTTGCCGCTGCTCCTCACATTTTCATCAATGCATACAAGAATCTGTTGGCTGTTGCTCTTGCCACAGAGTACTCGTTCCCCCAGGCTGAGCAagtgaaggaatatttgaag GATCCCAGCAAATTTGCCACTGCCGCTCCAGTTGCTGCTTCTGGTTCTGCTGCAGctccagctgctgctgctgccaaggtggAAGAGAAGAAGGATGAACCTGCTGAAGAGTCTGATGATGACATGGGTTTCAGCTTGTTTGATTAG